A section of the Myxococcaceae bacterium genome encodes:
- a CDS encoding peptidoglycan DD-metalloendopeptidase family protein, with protein sequence MKKNRLFLPLGLVLFVVSLAVGFYFSWQRQGLSDEELEAPQEGAFHTPIWTRTTDRLLARETLSQALIRQGLSSQEIQEIVEALKPDVDMKKVRSGDVFVIERPFSLLENWHPFSRFELIQKDSHGVPIRFEVFKSEGLTHFNRHQTPVSQKQAILSGKISNSLYEGILAAGGDAGLVNQFSELFGWQLDFYRDAQRGDTFKLIVESRYADGKWIGYGNLLAAQYNNRGRLFRGFHYQSDDLKHRGFFDEQGQSVEKGFLKAPMALARITSRFGQRFHPVLMRQKKHNGVDYGAPTGTPFWSIADGTVLEARYSPTAGRMVRIRHRGGYVTEYFHASRIAPGIRAGASVKQKQIIGYVGTTGRSTGPHLHFGMMLNKNYIDPGKQRFPAGQPLPNRVLPNYLAKIKPFLQELERS encoded by the coding sequence GTGAAGAAAAACCGCTTGTTTTTGCCCTTAGGCCTTGTGCTTTTCGTGGTTTCATTGGCTGTTGGCTTTTATTTCAGTTGGCAGCGACAGGGCTTAAGTGACGAAGAGTTAGAAGCTCCACAAGAGGGGGCTTTTCACACCCCCATTTGGACGCGAACGACCGATCGATTGCTTGCTCGAGAAACTCTATCGCAGGCATTGATTCGTCAGGGTTTATCTAGCCAAGAAATTCAGGAAATCGTCGAGGCTTTGAAGCCCGATGTGGACATGAAAAAAGTTCGATCGGGCGATGTTTTTGTGATCGAGCGTCCTTTTAGCCTCTTGGAGAATTGGCATCCGTTCTCTCGATTTGAGCTGATTCAGAAAGACTCTCATGGAGTGCCCATTCGTTTTGAAGTTTTTAAATCAGAAGGGCTGACTCATTTCAATCGACATCAAACACCTGTTTCGCAAAAGCAAGCGATTCTGAGCGGTAAGATTTCCAATAGTTTGTATGAAGGAATTTTGGCTGCGGGTGGGGATGCGGGACTGGTGAATCAGTTCTCGGAACTATTTGGTTGGCAGCTGGACTTCTATCGAGACGCTCAGCGTGGCGATACGTTTAAGTTAATTGTTGAAAGCCGATACGCGGATGGAAAATGGATCGGTTACGGAAACCTTTTAGCCGCTCAGTACAACAATCGAGGTCGTTTGTTCCGTGGGTTTCATTATCAATCGGATGACTTAAAACACCGCGGCTTTTTTGATGAGCAGGGCCAATCCGTTGAGAAAGGCTTTTTGAAAGCTCCTATGGCTCTGGCGCGCATTACGTCTCGGTTTGGTCAGCGTTTTCATCCTGTGCTCATGCGGCAGAAAAAGCACAACGGCGTGGATTATGGGGCACCTACGGGGACGCCGTTTTGGTCCATTGCTGATGGCACGGTTCTTGAAGCTCGCTACAGCCCGACCGCCGGTCGGATGGTTCGGATTCGACACCGTGGAGGCTATGTCACGGAATATTTTCACGCTTCTCGGATTGCGCCTGGAATTCGAGCAGGAGCGAGTGTCAAACAAAAGCAGATCATCGGATACGTTGGGACCACCGGTCGCAGTACAGGTCCGCACCTGCATTTCGGCATGATGCTCAATAAAAATTACATCGATCCAGGCAAACAACGCTTCCCAGCGGGTCAGCCGCTTCCCAATCGTGTGCTTCCAAACTATCTCGCCAAAATCAAACCTTTTCTACAAGAGCTTGAAAGAAGTTGA
- a CDS encoding AAA family ATPase, protein MRYAIGIDDFKQLRTSLDSKGNRSFYCDKSLFIRDVIDDGSAVLLLPRPRRFGKSLNLSMLKYFMGSDEPLFEGLAIEQYPEILAGWRGKFPVVMLGFKGLKADTFGDLQASLKGLIASCFRDYEYLTESDQLSDLSKKSILPYFSRDFPTIDLGPSLMHLTKLLEKHHGQKVWVLIDEYDTPLQHAYLNGFFPEAVALFKQVLGAVLKSNTSLYKAVITGITRSFKESLSPDLNNIRVYDITQNAYANYFGFTEEEVGAVCPAEHLQELKSWYNGYHFGKSRLTIYNPWSILNFLSNHFDLRPYWINTSSNDLIQDCLTADKLPDAHKLIQRDSIDIPIEPHTVMSDLRENAYSFWNLLFISGYLTLDAEGKMMIPNREVAYFFEKTVTAWFGGKQKERFLNEFLEDLIWGNALELQSKLQQLILETLSFHDVTERKQESFYHGFLLGMTLGLRGRYTVKSNRESGYGRYDLGLYPLNPLKDPGILIEVKMGLDAAAGLEQVEEKAYYQDLQTAGCSKIQTYSIAFDGKRVSSLYACKGH, encoded by the coding sequence ATGCGCTACGCGATTGGCATTGATGACTTTAAGCAACTCAGAACTTCGCTAGACTCTAAGGGCAATCGCAGCTTTTATTGTGATAAATCTCTTTTCATTCGTGATGTCATAGACGACGGCTCTGCGGTTCTTTTACTGCCCAGACCTCGACGTTTTGGCAAATCATTGAACCTATCCATGCTCAAGTATTTTATGGGCAGCGATGAGCCTTTGTTTGAGGGTCTTGCCATTGAGCAGTACCCAGAAATTTTGGCGGGGTGGCGCGGTAAATTCCCGGTCGTGATGTTGGGATTTAAGGGGTTAAAAGCGGATACTTTTGGCGATCTGCAGGCTTCTTTGAAAGGATTGATTGCAAGCTGTTTTAGAGACTACGAGTACTTGACGGAGTCTGATCAACTGTCTGATCTGAGCAAAAAAAGCATCTTGCCGTATTTTAGCCGCGACTTTCCCACCATCGATCTAGGCCCTTCCTTGATGCATCTCACCAAGCTTCTTGAGAAACACCACGGTCAAAAAGTTTGGGTGCTGATCGATGAGTATGACACGCCCTTGCAACATGCGTACTTAAATGGGTTTTTTCCGGAAGCGGTGGCGTTGTTTAAGCAAGTCCTGGGAGCGGTCCTCAAATCCAATACGTCTTTATACAAGGCGGTGATCACCGGTATCACTCGGAGTTTCAAAGAAAGCCTGTCTCCAGACCTCAATAACATTCGAGTTTATGATATTACCCAAAACGCTTATGCAAATTATTTCGGCTTTACGGAAGAAGAAGTGGGGGCGGTTTGCCCAGCAGAACATTTGCAGGAGCTCAAGTCTTGGTATAACGGTTATCACTTTGGAAAAAGTCGGTTAACGATTTATAACCCATGGTCGATTTTAAATTTTTTGAGCAACCATTTTGATTTAAGGCCCTACTGGATCAATACGTCCAGCAACGACTTGATTCAAGATTGCCTGACAGCCGATAAATTGCCAGATGCACACAAACTCATCCAACGGGATAGCATTGATATCCCGATTGAGCCCCACACGGTAATGAGCGACCTGAGAGAAAACGCTTATTCGTTTTGGAATCTGTTGTTTATCTCAGGCTATTTGACCCTGGATGCGGAAGGCAAGATGATGATTCCGAATCGAGAGGTCGCTTATTTCTTTGAAAAGACGGTGACTGCTTGGTTTGGCGGCAAGCAAAAAGAGCGTTTCTTAAACGAATTCTTGGAAGATTTGATTTGGGGAAATGCTCTTGAGCTGCAAAGTAAATTGCAACAGTTGATTTTGGAAACCCTGAGTTTCCATGATGTCACCGAACGCAAACAAGAATCGTTTTACCATGGTTTCTTGCTAGGCATGACGCTCGGTCTTCGAGGCCGTTACACGGTCAAGTCGAATCGAGAAAGCGGCTACGGGCGCTATGACTTGGGGCTGTACCCCCTAAACCCTCTGAAAGACCCGGGGATTTTGATCGAAGTCAAAATGGGCCTGGATGCAGCAGCCGGCTTGGAGCAGGTTGAAGAGAAAGCGTACTATCAAGACTTACAAACGGCCGGCTGTTCCAAGATTCAGACTTACTCGATTGCGTTTGATGGCAAACGGGTGAGCAGTTTGTACGCATGCAAAGGGCACTAA
- a CDS encoding ABC transporter ATP-binding protein, whose product MNNCSIDNLCIEFFTDQGTLRAVDGVSFDIPKGKTVGLVGESGCGKSVTALSIMRLIQTPPGRYTSGQIRYEGKDLLQLPESEMRTLRGNRISMIFQEPMTSLNPVFTVGNQIAEAICLHEKLGSKAAFQKTIQLLERVGIPSPSDRANAYPHQLSGGMRQRVMIAMALACKPDLLIADEPTTALDVTIQAQILELMQTLQNEMGMSMLLITHDLGVVAETCDEVVVMYAGRVVEKADVQTLFSTPKHPYTVGLLASVPGAHTHKRLQTIPGLVPNLLELPKGCRFQDRCSRSTSLCTQLEPELSSIHSHSFRCHNPY is encoded by the coding sequence ATGAACAACTGTTCCATCGATAATCTCTGCATTGAATTTTTCACAGACCAAGGAACGCTTCGAGCCGTGGATGGAGTCTCTTTCGACATCCCCAAAGGCAAAACCGTTGGGCTTGTTGGAGAGTCTGGGTGCGGAAAAAGTGTCACCGCCCTCAGCATCATGAGACTGATACAGACTCCGCCCGGTCGATACACTTCTGGCCAAATTCGATACGAGGGAAAAGACCTTCTGCAACTGCCGGAATCCGAGATGAGAACCTTGAGAGGCAATCGGATTTCCATGATTTTTCAAGAGCCGATGACCTCTTTGAACCCTGTCTTTACAGTTGGAAACCAAATTGCCGAAGCAATCTGTCTTCACGAAAAACTGGGCTCCAAAGCGGCGTTTCAGAAAACCATTCAGCTGCTTGAGCGGGTTGGAATTCCTTCTCCCAGCGACCGCGCCAACGCCTATCCGCATCAGCTCTCTGGGGGCATGAGACAGCGCGTGATGATTGCCATGGCTCTGGCCTGTAAGCCTGATTTGTTGATTGCAGACGAACCCACGACGGCTCTGGATGTCACCATTCAAGCTCAGATCCTCGAGTTGATGCAAACTTTGCAAAACGAAATGGGCATGAGCATGCTTCTCATTACACACGATCTCGGTGTGGTCGCAGAAACCTGCGATGAGGTGGTGGTCATGTACGCCGGACGAGTGGTTGAAAAAGCAGACGTCCAAACACTCTTCTCGACTCCAAAGCACCCCTATACCGTTGGACTGCTTGCTTCTGTGCCAGGGGCACATACCCACAAGAGGCTTCAAACCATTCCCGGCCTGGTTCCAAACTTGCTCGAACTCCCCAAAGGGTGTCGATTTCAAGATCGTTGTTCGCGCTCAACATCCCTCTGTACCCAACTCGAACCAGAGCTTTCTTCGATTCATTCGCATTCCTTTCGTTGCCACAATCCTTACTAG
- a CDS encoding SCP2 sterol-binding domain-containing protein, with amino-acid sequence MPTIAQIFDDMKQRLTLEKAQRMNASYLFDIGGEEGGKWHVDLTKQSDWIHETHQDEAAQCVICVPKGEDWVAIATGKMNPTMAFMQGKIKVQGDMGLALKLQSLLA; translated from the coding sequence ATGCCAACCATTGCGCAAATTTTTGACGATATGAAACAACGACTGACGCTTGAGAAAGCCCAAAGAATGAACGCGAGCTATTTGTTTGATATCGGCGGTGAAGAGGGTGGGAAATGGCATGTTGATCTCACGAAACAAAGCGACTGGATCCATGAAACCCATCAGGACGAAGCCGCTCAATGCGTGATCTGTGTTCCCAAAGGAGAAGACTGGGTAGCGATTGCTACAGGAAAAATGAATCCTACGATGGCGTTCATGCAAGGAAAAATAAAAGTGCAGGGAGATATGGGGCTTGCGCTTAAGCTTCAGTCTTTGCTTGCATAA
- a CDS encoding dipeptide ABC transporter ATP-binding protein — protein MLTVTDLKMHFSTQGKRVQALDGVSFSIAKGETLGLVGESGCGKSTLGRTLLRLYEPSSGKIEFQGQDITHLRAGQLRSFRRNMQIIFQDPYASLNPRMTIGNIIGEALEIHALFPNRSERLHRIEELIQTVGLRPEAMNRYPHEFSGGQRQRIGIARALAVEPEFIVCDEPVSALDVSIQAQIVNLLQDLQEQLQLTYLFIAHDLMIVRHISTRIAVMYLGSLVEIGPAREIYESPKHPYTQALLSAVPIPDPSAKRKRIRLEGEIPSPLSPPSGCKFHPRCPQAMAICATKVPTLLSTRSDRQIACHLYTS, from the coding sequence ATGTTGACTGTCACGGATCTCAAAATGCATTTCTCGACACAGGGCAAACGCGTCCAAGCTTTAGATGGCGTCAGTTTCAGCATCGCGAAAGGAGAAACATTGGGGCTGGTGGGTGAATCGGGATGCGGAAAATCCACGCTGGGCAGAACTCTTCTTCGACTCTATGAGCCTAGCTCTGGCAAGATTGAATTTCAGGGTCAGGATATTACTCATTTAAGAGCGGGCCAACTCCGATCGTTTCGACGGAACATGCAGATTATCTTTCAGGATCCTTACGCTTCGCTGAACCCTCGAATGACCATTGGCAACATCATTGGCGAAGCCTTGGAAATCCATGCCTTATTTCCCAATCGATCCGAGCGCCTTCATCGAATCGAAGAGCTCATCCAGACGGTTGGACTTCGACCAGAAGCCATGAACCGGTATCCTCATGAGTTCTCGGGAGGCCAACGTCAACGCATTGGAATCGCGCGAGCGCTCGCGGTTGAGCCCGAATTCATCGTATGCGATGAACCGGTATCCGCCCTGGACGTTTCGATCCAAGCGCAAATCGTCAATCTTCTTCAAGATCTTCAAGAACAGCTCCAGCTCACGTATCTCTTTATTGCCCACGACCTTATGATCGTTCGGCACATCTCAACCCGCATTGCCGTCATGTATTTGGGTAGCTTGGTTGAAATTGGGCCGGCTCGTGAAATCTACGAGTCCCCCAAGCACCCCTATACCCAAGCCTTACTCAGTGCGGTACCGATTCCAGACCCCTCAGCAAAACGAAAGCGGATTCGCCTGGAAGGGGAAATCCCCAGCCCATTAAGTCCCCCCTCTGGCTGCAAATTCCATCCACGTTGCCCTCAAGCGATGGCTATCTGTGCAACCAAAGTCCCCACGCTCCTTTCTACCCGTTCAGATCGACAAATCGCTTGCCATCTATACACTTCCTAG
- a CDS encoding transglycosylase domain-containing protein — MWFVPWVGLLKLGFVLYRPYESNGQDRYWRMTGPMFSTWTPEDRIPKSCKHALILQEDQNFYKHPGFDLQNIQQALEHNRKIDHVVLGASTLTQQLVKNLFLSREKSYLRKARELIGAILLDRMVSKPDQLTWYFNVVEFGPRIYGIQDASRTYFHKSPAQLSTADCKALVSLLPAPVQRSQKL, encoded by the coding sequence ATGTGGTTTGTTCCATGGGTTGGGCTTTTGAAGCTAGGCTTCGTTCTTTACCGACCTTATGAGTCCAATGGCCAAGATCGGTATTGGCGAATGACGGGTCCTATGTTTAGCACCTGGACGCCGGAAGATCGAATTCCCAAAAGCTGCAAGCATGCCCTGATTCTGCAAGAAGATCAAAATTTTTACAAACATCCAGGATTTGATCTCCAAAATATTCAGCAAGCTTTAGAGCACAACCGAAAGATCGATCACGTGGTACTCGGAGCCAGCACTCTCACCCAACAACTTGTCAAAAACTTGTTTCTATCACGAGAAAAGAGTTACCTGAGAAAAGCACGGGAACTCATCGGAGCCATCCTGCTCGATCGCATGGTCAGCAAGCCAGATCAACTCACCTGGTACTTCAATGTTGTTGAATTTGGCCCACGCATCTACGGCATTCAAGATGCGTCTCGTACTTACTTTCACAAAAGCCCTGCCCAACTGAGCACAGCAGACTGCAAAGCGCTTGTCTCCCTGCTCCCCGCCCCCGTTCAACGCTCTCAAAAGCTTTAA